The DNA window GGCCCCAGCCGATCCGCCGGGCCCGGGGCAAGTGATCCGCTAGGGTTCCAGCCCTTTGAAAACCACAGCGAGGGTACGGTCTCGCAACTGCTCGTCCCAGCCGCCGTGCAGCGCGCCCTGGCAGAGGCTGACCAGCAGCGCCATCACCTCGGGCAGCCGCACCTCGCGGGAGACGGTCCCGGCCTCCTGGGCCTGGCTCAGCAGGGCGGCGACGGCGTCCCGCAGGTTCCCCACCACGTCCGGCAGGCTCAGGCCGATCCCGGACCGGGCGAGCAGCTCCACCACCGACCGTTTCCCGGCGGCCTGCGCCACGAGACTCGTCAGGAAGCGGACCAGCCCGTCCGGGCCGCCGAGCTCGCCGGCCTCGGCGACCAGCCGGGCCAGCAGTCGTTTCATGATCGCGGCGAGCAGGTCGTCCTTGGTGGGGAAGTGCCGGAAGACCGTCCCGACGGCGACACCGGCACGGCGGGCCACCTCCTCGGTGGATCCGCCCGGGCCGAGCTCGGCGAAGACCGTCTCGGCGGCGTCCAGGATGCGGGCCCGGTTGCGCTGGGCGTCGGCACGCAAAATGAGTCTCCACTCACTATCGTGGTCCGCAGAAGTCGAGTGCTGACTCACTTTAGATGAAGGAGCGCTGCCGTGACACCCAGAGAGATCTTCGAGCGGATGCGGGCGCACTGGCTCGCGAACGAGACCACCTTCACCGGCGAGATGCTGGCCGAGGAGGTGGTGGTGGAGACGCCGTTCGCCGCGCCCGGACGCCCCAGCCGGACCGAGGGGCGGGAGCGGGTGCTGGCCTGGACGCAGGCGGGGCGGGCGTCGTTCCCGGTGCGCTTCGACGACTGCCGCAACGTGGTGGTGCACGAGACGGCAGACCCGGAGGTGATCGTCGTGGAGTACGAACTGGCCGGCACCCACACGGCGACGGGGGCCAGCGCGTCGGCGCCGTTCATCGCGGTGCTGCGGACGCGGGGCGGAAAGCTGGCCCACTGGCGCGAGTACCAGCACACGCTAGCGATCATGCAAGCCGTCGGGTAGGCGAAGCGATCAAGCACAGTGGTGGGACACGCCGTTGTGTCCCACCACTGGCGGCTCGCGTCAGCGCTTCGTGAGCGCCTTGCGGTAATCGCTGTTCAGGCGGCCGATCAGGCTGAGCGGGATGCCCTTCGGGCAGACCTCGGCGCACTCGCCCATGTTGGTGCAGCCACCGAAGCCGGCGTCGTCCTGCGCCTGCAGCATGTCGATCACCCGGCTGTCACGCTCGGGCTGGCCCTGCGGCATCAGGCCGAGGTGGGTGATCTTCGCGGCGGTGTAGAGCATCGACGAGCCGTTCGGGCAGGCCGCGACGCAGGCGCCGCAGCCGATGCAGGTGGCCGCTTCGAAGGCCGCGTCGGCGTCCTTCTTCGGGACCGGCGTGGCGTGCGCGTCGGGCGCGGTGCCGGTCGGCGCGCTGATGTAGCCGCCCGCCTGGATGATCTTGTCAAAGGCGGACCGGTCGACGACCAGGTCCTTGATCACCGGGAAGGCCGCGGCGCGCCACGGCTCCACGTCGATCGTGTCGCCGTCCTTGAACTTCCGCATGTGCAGCTGGCACACCGTGGTGGCCTTCTCCGGACCGTGCGCCACACCGTTGACGACCATGCTGCACATGCCGCAGATGCCTTCACGGCAGTCGTGGTCGAACGCGATCGGGTCCTCGCCGGAGAGGATCAGGTCCTCGTTGAGAACGTCGATCATCTCGAGGAACGAGGCGTCGGGGGAGATGTCCTTGACGTCGTAGCTGACCATCCGGCCCTTGTCGTCAGGACCGGACTGACGCCACACCCGTACTTTGATGTTCATTACTTGTAACTCCGCGTGCTCGGGTGGACGTACTCGAAGTTGAGGTCTTCCTTGTGCAGCGTCGGCTTGCCGTCGGTGCCGAAGTACTCCCACGCGGCGGCGTAGGCGAACTCGTCGTCGTGGCGCAGCGCCTCACCGTCGGGGGTCTGGCTCTCCGCCCGGAAGTGACCGCCGCAGGACTCGCGGCGGTGCAGGGCGTCGATGCACATGAGCTCGCCGAGCTCGATGAAGTCGGCGACCCGGCCGGCCTTCTCCAGGTTCTGGTTGAGCTCCTCGCCCTTGCCCGGCACCTTCACCCGGGTCCAGAACTCCTCCTTGAGCGCCCGGATCAGGCCGATCGCCTTGGTCAGGCCCTCCTCGGTGCGCTCCATGCCGCAGTACTCCCACATGATGTGGCCGAGCTCGCGGTGGAAGGAGTCGACGGTACGGTCGCCATCGTTGGTGAGGAACTTCGTGATCTGGTCCTCGACCTGCTTGCGGGCCTCGACGACTGCCGGGTCCGACTCGGTGACCTTCGGGAAGGGCCCGGAGGCGAGGTAGTTGTTGATCGTGTTGGGCAGCACGAAGTAGCCGTCCGCGAGGCCCTGCATCAGCGCGGACGCGCCGAGGCGGTTCGCGCCGTGGTCGGAGAAGTTCGCCTCGCCGACCACGAACAGGCCGGGGATCGTGGACTGCAGGTCGTAGTCGACCCAGAGGCCACCCATCGTGTAGTGCACGGCGGGGTAGATGCGCATCGGCGTCTCGTACGGGTCCTCGCCCGTGATCCGCTCGTACATCTCGAAGAGGTTGCCGTACTTCGCCTCGACGGCCTTGCGGCCCAGCCGCTTGATCGCGTCCGCGAAGTCCAGGTAGACGCCGAGACCACCGGGGCCGACGCCGCGGCCCTCGTCGCAGACGTTCTTGGCGGCACGCGACGCGATGTCACGGGGCACCAGGTTGCCGAACGACGGGTAGATGCGCTCCAGGTAGTAGTCGCGCTCCTCCTCGGGGATGTCGGCGGCCCGGCGGGTGTCCTTCTGCGCCTTCGGCACCCACACCCGGCCGTCGTTGCGCAGCGACTCCGACATCAGGGTCAGCTTCGACTGGTGCGAGCCGGACTCCGGGATGCAGGTCGGGTGGATCTGCGTGTAGCAGGGGTTCGCGAAGAGCGCGCCCTTGCGGTGCGCCCGCCACGACGCCGTGACGTTGCAGCCCTTGGCGTTGGTGGAGAGGAAGAAGACGTTGCCGTAGCCGCCGGAGGCGAGCACCACGGCGTCGGCGAACTCGGTGGTGATCTCACCGGTCACCATGTCGCGGACCACGATGCCGCGGGCCTTGCCGTCCACGATGATCAGCTCGAGCATCTCGTGCCGGGCGTTCATCTCGACATTGCCGAGGCCGATCTGCCGCTCCAGGGCCTGGTACGCGCCGAGCAGCAGCTGCTGACCCGTTTGACCACGGGCGTAGAACGTCCGGGACACCTGGGTGCCGCCGAACGAGCGGTTGTCGAGCAGACCGCCGTACTCGCGGGCGAACGGGACGCCCTGCGCCACGGCCTGGTCGATGATGTTCACCGACTCCTGGGCGAGGCGGTAGACGTTCGACTCGCGGGCGCGGAAGTCGCCGCCCTTGACGGTGTCGTAGAACAGCCGGTAGACGGAGTCGCCGTCGTTGCGGTAGTTCTTCGCGGCGTTGATGCCACCCTGCGCGGCGATCGAGTGCGCGCGGCGCGGGCTGTCCTGGTAGCAGTACGACTTGACGTGGTAGCCCTGCTCGGCCAGCGTCGCGGCGGCCGAGCCGCCGGCCAGGCCGGTGCCGACGACGATGACGGTCAGCTTGCGGCGGTTCGCCGGGTTGACCAGCTTGGCCGCGAACTTGCGGCGCTCCCAGCGGGTCTCGATCGGTCCGTCCGGCGCCGCCTTGTCGAAGACCGGTTCGCCCTCGTTCCAGAAGTCAGTCATCGTCACTCCACCAATCCGAACGTCACGGCGAACGGCACCGAGAGGTACATCGCGACAAGCACCACGGAGAGAACCAGCGCGGTGACCTGTGCGCGGCGCTCGTTGGTCTTGGTCTGCTGGCCCAGCGTGCGCACCGCGCTCCAGATGCCGTGCCGCAGGTGCAGGCCGACCATGATCACCGAGACGACGTAGAAGAGCGTCACGTACCAGCGGTCCGGCGCGAAGTCCGCGATCACGTTGGCGTGCGGCCGGCTCGAGTCGCCCACCGGGTTCAGGTGGCCGGTCGTCAGGTCGAGGATGTGGTAGATGATGAACAGCAGGACGATCACGCCGCCCCAGCGCATGGTCCGGGCGGCGTAACTTCCCTGGACCTTGGGCCGGTGCGCGTACTTGACCGGCCGGGCCTTCTTTGCCCGGATGGTCAGCTGCGTCGCCGCGTAGATGTGCGCGAAGATGGCGACGAGCAGGCCGATCCGCATGATCCAGAGGAACCAGACGTCCGGCAGCAGAGGCGTGCCGATCGTGCGCAGCCAGTGCGCGTAGTGGTCGAAGTCTTCATTGCCGATGAAGATCTTCAGGTTGCCGGCCGCATGCGCGAAGAGGAACAGCACCAGCGCGATGCCGCTGACCGCCATGATCAATTTAAGAGCGACCGACGAGGGCCGCACAGATTTCCGCGGCGCGGGGCGTGCCGTTGCACCCGCTGCGTTGGTCGTCTTCGGAATAGGAGTGTCTACCGCCACAACCTGGACGGTAAGAAGTCCCGAGTCATTCGTCTAATGCATGATCGGGCGGTTGTCCATGCCGGTAGTCTATTAAGGTGCAGCTGCAACAACTCAGGTACTTCGTGGCGGTCGCCGAGACCAGGCATTTCACCCATGCCGCCGATATTCTGGGCGTCTCGCAACCTACGTTGAGTAAGCAGATTCACACCCTGGAGTCGTCGCTCGGCGCGCCGCTCTTCGAGCGGGTGCGCGGCGCGATCACCCTGACGGTGGCCGGCGAGACACTCCTGCCCCTCGCGCAACGCATGGTGGCCGACGCCGACGCGGCCCTCGACGCGGTCCGCGACATCGTCGGCCTGCGGCGTGGCGAGGTCCGGCTCGGTGCCACGCCCAGCCTCTGCTCCTCGCTCGTGCCGGGGATACTCCGCACGTACCGGGAGGAGCACCCGGACATCCAGCTCCACGTGAGCGAGGGCAGCTCCCAGGACCTGATCGCCAACCTGATGGCCCACGCGCTCGACCTGGCGCTGATCGTGCAGCCCGAGCACGGCGTCGACCCGGTCCTGGAGACCACCGATCTGCTGCGGGAGAGCCTGGTCGTGGCGTCGGTCGCGGCCGAGCCTCCGCCGACCGTGGCCCGCCAGCTCGAGCTCGTGGAGCTGCGGCACACCCCGATGGTGATGTTCCGGAAGGGCTACGACATCCGTGACGTCACCCTGCACGCCTGCGAGCGGGCCGGGTTCACCCCCAAGTTCGCGGTGGAGGGCGGCGAGATGGATGCGGTGCTGGCGTTCGTCGAGGCCGGCCTCGGTGTCGCCCTGGTGCCGAGCATGGTGCTGGCCAACCGGCCGCTGCTGCGGGCGACACCGCTCGCACCGCCCGGCATGCGGCGGACGATCGCCCTGGCCCAGCGGCGCGGGGCGGTGCTGCCGCACGCGGCCGCCGCGCTGCGGGACGTGGTGACCGAGCACATCGCCTCCGGCCGGCTGCCGTTCGGGGTGCGCGCACTGTCCACATCGGCCACTGACGGTTAGCATCCGGGGTGTGTGGCATGGCGAGTACCGGCATCCCCGGCTGGTCGAGGTCTACGACGCCGAATGCCCCTGGGGCTGGGACGACGACTTCTTCATGGCGGTCCTCGCCGAGCACACCGCGCCGCGCGTGCTCGACCTCGGCTGCGGCACCGGCCGGCTCGCGATCGCGATGGCCGGCGCCGGTCACGAGGTCACCGGGGTGGACCCGGCCGGATCGGCCCTGGACGCCGCCCGCCGCAAGCCCGGCGCTGCCCGGGTCCGCTGGGTCGAGGGCTCGGCCTCGGCACTTCCGGCCCGGGCATTCGACGCCGCGTTTCTGGCCGGGCATGTCGCGCAGTTCTTCGTCGATGATCAAGAATGGTCGGAGTTGCTCCGCGCGCTGCGCCGCAGCCTTGTCGCCGAGGGGCGATTGATCTTCGATAGCCGGGATCCGGCAGCGCGCGTCTGGTTGCAGTGGAACCCGGAGGAATCGCGGCGGATCGTCGTCCTCGCCGACGGCGGCGAGGTCGAGGCGTGGACCGAGGTGACCGCGGAGGGCGACGGTGTGGTCTCGCTGCTGCACCACTACCGGTTCTCCGACGGCGAGGCGCTGACCAGCCGCGAGACGCTGCGCTTCCGCACCGAGGAGGAGTTGCGCGAGTCGCTGGCCGAAGCCGGTTTCCGGGTGGACCGGGTCTACGGCGGGTGGGGCCGGGAGCCGGTCGGCCTCAGCGGGGACGGCGAGTTGATCGTCATTGCGATCGCCGATTCGTGATCCTCTAATTTGGATCTTGCGCAGTTCTGAAATCGATCTTAGGAATGTGCCGAGATCTGGCCGGCCCCATTGCGGAACGTGAATCCCGGGCTAGTATCCGCCTCGCACGATGGCGAAATCGGCGACGGGTAAGGGTGGCATGTCCGACAACGAGTGGCCAAGGGAGTTGCCTGCGGCTCACGGTGAGTGGAACGACCCTCCCCACCGTCCTCAGCGGGCGATTCTCGCGGCAGCACTGGTCCTCGCCGTTCTCGCGGCGGCCGGCGGTCTCACCTGGCAGCTGATGAGGAACGGCGCCGAGTCGCCGGACGCGGCGCCCACCGCGGCGCCGGTCCCCTCGGTCACGTCACCGAGCGTCGCGCCCTGCCCCGAGCCGGAGCTGAGCGTCGCCGCCGCCCCCGAGATCGAGCCGCTGATCCGCGAGGCCGCCGCCACGCTCAACCCGTCCGGGCTGCGCTGCCCGCCGGTCGTGGTCCGCGCCGAGGAACCGGCGATCACCGCCGCCGCCAAGGAGCGGGCCGGCGTCTGGATCCCGTCCAGCAGCGCCTGGCTCAGCGTCGCCGCCCGCGCCGGCGGTGCGTACTCGGTGTCCGGCAAGCCGATCGCGTACTCACCGGTGCTGATCGCCGCCCCGGAGGGGATCGCCAGTGTCTACGCGAAGGACGGCACGACCTCGTGGACCGGGCTGATCAAGGGGGCGACCGAGAGCACGTTCCCGACGATCACCATGCCGGACCCGCTGAAGAGCACGGTCGGCCTGCTCAGCGTGCACGCGGTGCACGCCGCGACGGCCCGCACCACGAAGGACGCCGGCATCGCCCAGCTCCGCGCGCTCACCCTGCGCAGCCGGCTCGAGGAGGCGAACGCGGACCCGGCCGAGCTGCTCGAACGGATGGGCCGGCAGACCGACGGGACCACCGCGGTCTTCGACATCGGGCTCTTCCCGGTTCTGGAGCAGCAGCTGAAGGCGTACCAGAAGGTGAAGCACCCGGTCCCGCTCGCCGGTGCGCCGCCGGCCGACGGCCGGGTGGAGGCGGACTATC is part of the Actinoplanes missouriensis 431 genome and encodes:
- a CDS encoding LysR family transcriptional regulator, which codes for MKVQLQQLRYFVAVAETRHFTHAADILGVSQPTLSKQIHTLESSLGAPLFERVRGAITLTVAGETLLPLAQRMVADADAALDAVRDIVGLRRGEVRLGATPSLCSSLVPGILRTYREEHPDIQLHVSEGSSQDLIANLMAHALDLALIVQPEHGVDPVLETTDLLRESLVVASVAAEPPPTVARQLELVELRHTPMVMFRKGYDIRDVTLHACERAGFTPKFAVEGGEMDAVLAFVEAGLGVALVPSMVLANRPLLRATPLAPPGMRRTIALAQRRGAVLPHAAAALRDVVTEHIASGRLPFGVRALSTSATDG
- a CDS encoding fumarate reductase/succinate dehydrogenase flavoprotein subunit; this translates as MTDFWNEGEPVFDKAAPDGPIETRWERRKFAAKLVNPANRRKLTVIVVGTGLAGGSAAATLAEQGYHVKSYCYQDSPRRAHSIAAQGGINAAKNYRNDGDSVYRLFYDTVKGGDFRARESNVYRLAQESVNIIDQAVAQGVPFAREYGGLLDNRSFGGTQVSRTFYARGQTGQQLLLGAYQALERQIGLGNVEMNARHEMLELIIVDGKARGIVVRDMVTGEITTEFADAVVLASGGYGNVFFLSTNAKGCNVTASWRAHRKGALFANPCYTQIHPTCIPESGSHQSKLTLMSESLRNDGRVWVPKAQKDTRRAADIPEEERDYYLERIYPSFGNLVPRDIASRAAKNVCDEGRGVGPGGLGVYLDFADAIKRLGRKAVEAKYGNLFEMYERITGEDPYETPMRIYPAVHYTMGGLWVDYDLQSTIPGLFVVGEANFSDHGANRLGASALMQGLADGYFVLPNTINNYLASGPFPKVTESDPAVVEARKQVEDQITKFLTNDGDRTVDSFHRELGHIMWEYCGMERTEEGLTKAIGLIRALKEEFWTRVKVPGKGEELNQNLEKAGRVADFIELGELMCIDALHRRESCGGHFRAESQTPDGEALRHDDEFAYAAAWEYFGTDGKPTLHKEDLNFEYVHPSTRSYK
- a CDS encoding succinate dehydrogenase cytochrome b subunit, whose amino-acid sequence is MRPSSVALKLIMAVSGIALVLFLFAHAAGNLKIFIGNEDFDHYAHWLRTIGTPLLPDVWFLWIMRIGLLVAIFAHIYAATQLTIRAKKARPVKYAHRPKVQGSYAARTMRWGGVIVLLFIIYHILDLTTGHLNPVGDSSRPHANVIADFAPDRWYVTLFYVVSVIMVGLHLRHGIWSAVRTLGQQTKTNERRAQVTALVLSVVLVAMYLSVPFAVTFGLVE
- a CDS encoding class I SAM-dependent methyltransferase, which produces MWHGEYRHPRLVEVYDAECPWGWDDDFFMAVLAEHTAPRVLDLGCGTGRLAIAMAGAGHEVTGVDPAGSALDAARRKPGAARVRWVEGSASALPARAFDAAFLAGHVAQFFVDDQEWSELLRALRRSLVAEGRLIFDSRDPAARVWLQWNPEESRRIVVLADGGEVEAWTEVTAEGDGVVSLLHHYRFSDGEALTSRETLRFRTEEELRESLAEAGFRVDRVYGGWGREPVGLSGDGELIVIAIADS
- a CDS encoding TetR/AcrR family transcriptional regulator, encoding MRADAQRNRARILDAAETVFAELGPGGSTEEVARRAGVAVGTVFRHFPTKDDLLAAIMKRLLARLVAEAGELGGPDGLVRFLTSLVAQAAGKRSVVELLARSGIGLSLPDVVGNLRDAVAALLSQAQEAGTVSREVRLPEVMALLVSLCQGALHGGWDEQLRDRTLAVVFKGLEP
- a CDS encoding nuclear transport factor 2 family protein, giving the protein MTPREIFERMRAHWLANETTFTGEMLAEEVVVETPFAAPGRPSRTEGRERVLAWTQAGRASFPVRFDDCRNVVVHETADPEVIVVEYELAGTHTATGASASAPFIAVLRTRGGKLAHWREYQHTLAIMQAVG
- a CDS encoding succinate dehydrogenase/fumarate reductase iron-sulfur subunit, yielding MNIKVRVWRQSGPDDKGRMVSYDVKDISPDASFLEMIDVLNEDLILSGEDPIAFDHDCREGICGMCSMVVNGVAHGPEKATTVCQLHMRKFKDGDTIDVEPWRAAAFPVIKDLVVDRSAFDKIIQAGGYISAPTGTAPDAHATPVPKKDADAAFEAATCIGCGACVAACPNGSSMLYTAAKITHLGLMPQGQPERDSRVIDMLQAQDDAGFGGCTNMGECAEVCPKGIPLSLIGRLNSDYRKALTKR
- a CDS encoding substrate-binding domain-containing protein, with translation MSDNEWPRELPAAHGEWNDPPHRPQRAILAAALVLAVLAAAGGLTWQLMRNGAESPDAAPTAAPVPSVTSPSVAPCPEPELSVAAAPEIEPLIREAAATLNPSGLRCPPVVVRAEEPAITAAAKERAGVWIPSSSAWLSVAARAGGAYSVSGKPIAYSPVLIAAPEGIASVYAKDGTTSWTGLIKGATESTFPTITMPDPLKSTVGLLSVHAVHAATARTTKDAGIAQLRALTLRSRLEEANADPAELLERMGRQTDGTTAVFDIGLFPVLEQQLKAYQKVKHPVPLAGAPPADGRVEADYPFAIRKGADKELAAQLRAAISKPAVAAAGFRTEPTAGVLRLPQSSGKLLGPARQWAQYRDLAFQVLLLIDSSGSMNEPITDRDGRSGTKASLLRASGVSAAELFGDDTRIGMWYFGTAARNGPAHTEVVRYGSISGVVDGQTRREALQTRIGAYKPESSAGTPLYQAVLDGVETMRGEVTPDAATVVVVLTDGADGGARFAMSNDAFLKKLTAGQDPAKPVSIIAVGYGPDANMSALTGMADATGGKAFAAENPADLASAVAQAFLAAHTS